The genome window TGTTTGCCTTTTAATTTTCCTTCAAAGATTTCGGCAATTTCTTCTAATGAGTAGTTGTACTTGTCTATCGTAATTTGATTACCGTGTCCTTCAACCACCAAATAAATTATTTCGTAATCATGAAAGTTACGGTCTTCGTAAAGCAAGGTGTTTAAATTACTTTCAAAACTTTCAATGCTATCACAAGTTTGATACACGTTTGTGATTCCGTATTGAAATGCCAATTTTTCTAATGAGTGTAAAATAGTACTATTGTGGTTTTGCTGTAAACTTGGTACGGCTTCTAAACAGTATATTTTAAAATCGCTATCAAAGTTGGGCATGTGGTTTTATTTAGAAAAGCAAAGATAGGGATTTTGGGTAATGGGTGATGGGTAATGGGTGATGGGTGAAAGGTAATGGGTGATGGGTAATGGGTAATGGGTAATGGGTAATGGGTGATGGGGGAATTTTAATTTTTTTTAAACTTTTCTAGTTTATTTAGTGGCTGACATTCAAACAATTGAAAAAAGTAGAAAAAATATTTTAGTATTTTCTATAAAAAACGTTTGCAGAAATAAAAAATCGTTCTATATTTGCACTCGCAATACGGAAGTAGGGCGCTTTATTGGAGAAATGGCAGAGTGGTCGAATGCGGCAGTCTTGAAAACTGTTGACTGTAACAGGTCCGGGGGTTCGAATCCCTCTTTCTCCGCCAGCTGGAAAGCAAATTGAATTAAAACCCTTAAAATCGTATGATTTTAAGGGTTTTTTCTTTTTATAACATATCAAATTATTCATTCATTCGTGAACCTAAAGGGATAAAATCGGTTACCCTAAACAATCCAAATCTTGGGTAACCGATTTTTATTTCAGACTACTATTCACAAGGCTTTACAGCCAGTTCAACAACCAGTTTAAAAACTGTACATCTTGTGGATTAGTCATATTGAAGTTAAATTTAATAACAACTAAAAAGGTCACCACAATGAAAACAAAAGTATCAATTCTCTTTTATGCAAAAAAAGCGAAAGCAGCTGCAAATGGTTTAGTTCCTATCTACTCCAGAATTACTATCAATGGAAAACGTATCGAATTAAGTACAAACCGATTTGTAGAAATATCCAAATGGTCCACAGAAGCAGGTAAAATAAAAGGTACTTCAGAAGAAGCACGTTCAATAAATAACCATCTTGATTTACTGAAAAGTCAAATAAGAGATGCTGAAATGGAATTAATCCATAAAAAGATAATTGTAACTACCGAAACAATTAAGAGTAAACTATTAGGAGTTGATGAAAGAGCAAGAATGCTCGTCCCTATCTTTCAAGACCACAATAACAAAATAAAAGAGCTTGTTGGAAAAGAATACGCTCCAGGAACATTAGAACGCTACACTACTTCACTCAAACATACTATTGAGTTTATGCAATGGAAATACAATGTTTCCGATATCGATATTACAAAAATTGATCATGCTTTTATAACCGATTACGAGTTTTGGTTACGTAGCGTCAGAAATTGTGCTAACAATACAGCTGTTAAATACCTAAAAAACTTCAATAAAATTATCAAGCTTTGCTTGGCCAATGACTGGTTAGAAAAAAATCCTTTTGCCAACT of Flavobacterium channae contains these proteins:
- a CDS encoding DUF6642 family protein, translating into MPNFDSDFKIYCLEAVPSLQQNHNSTILHSLEKLAFQYGITNVYQTCDSIESFESNLNTLLYEDRNFHDYEIIYLVVEGHGNQITIDKYNYSLEEIAEIFEGKLKGKQLHFANTMQLNLDAETAQYFIDVTGVTAVSGYQNAAPIVSTVLDNLFFSLCYDDDNVIRITEALYKKQYALAKTMGFTLYY
- a CDS encoding site-specific integrase, whose protein sequence is MKTKVSILFYAKKAKAAANGLVPIYSRITINGKRIELSTNRFVEISKWSTEAGKIKGTSEEARSINNHLDLLKSQIRDAEMELIHKKIIVTTETIKSKLLGVDERARMLVPIFQDHNNKIKELVGKEYAPGTLERYTTSLKHTIEFMQWKYNVSDIDITKIDHAFITDYEFWLRSVRNCANNTAVKYLKNFNKIIKLCLANDWLEKNPFANYKSKIKEVERVYLTETEIQSIIEKDFKTERLSLVRDIFLFSCFTGLAYIDVKNLTKSHISFGIDGEKWIFTHRQKTESASKIPILPVTQMIIDKYENHPQCLNEEKLLPILSNQKMNAYLKEIAGVCEIEKELTFHIARHTFATTVTLTNGVPIESVSKMLGHKNLRTTQHYAKVLDRKVSEDMKILKNKFKSDCLTKRKSI